Genomic segment of Prochlorococcus marinus CUG1433:
TATCTATTATTAGATTTACCTACTAGAATATATCTTTGTTTTAAGTAATGATTAAGCCTGAAATTGTACCCAAAAGAAAATTACCTCGCTATGGTTTTCATTTTTATAATGAAAGACTAAATGGAAGATTAGCCATGATTGGATTTATTGCGCTAATCCTTACAGAATTTTTTCTAAAACATGGTTTGCTGTTATGGTGATAATAGAATTGAACTAAACATATAATTTGAAAAATCTTTTAGGAAGTAGTATTAAAGATTTAGAAAATGTAGCTTTGAATTATGGGCAGGCTGCTTTTAGAGGTCGCCAAATTTATAATTGGATTTATAACTATAAAAATAAAAATAAAAATATTGACCAGATAGAAATATTACCTCTAGATTTTAGAAAAAGATTAAAGAATGATGGTTTTAAAGTAAACGAACTTAGTTTTCAAGAAAAAACTTTAGCTAACGATGGTACTTTAAAGTTACTACTTTCTACAAACGACAATGAAAGTATTGAGTGTGTGGGTATACCAACTGAAAAAAGACTTACTGCATGTCTTTCGAGTCAAGTTGGATGTCCTATGGACTGCAAATTTTGTGCAACTGGGAAGGAGGGTTTAAAGAGATCGTTGATGGCAGGTGAAATATTAGATCAAATTTTATTTATTGAAAATGAAATGAATAAAAAAGTGACTAATATTGTTTTCATGGGTATGGGTGAGCCCTTGTTGAATATTGATGAATTGCTTTTATCAATTAGATCTATAAATGATGATTTTCAGATTAGTCAGAGAAAGATTACTGTAAGCACTGTTGCCGTCCCAAAAATGATAAAAAAATTATCAGAAAAGTCTTTCCAAATTTTAGGTAAGTGTCAATTTACATTAGCGATCAGCCTACATGCATCAAACCAAAAAATTAGAGAATTGATAATCCCAAGTGCGAAAAATTATAATATCAAAAATATAATTGAAGATTGTAGGCAATTTGTTAGAGATACTGGCCGAAGGGTAAGTTTTGAATATTTAATGCTTAGTGGCGTTAATGATAAATTAGAACATGCTGATGAATTGGTTAGTTTGCTAAAAGGTTTTCAATGCCACGTAAATTTAATACAATATAACCAGATTGATGAGGTTGAATTTAAACGAGCTTCTATGAAAAAGCTTCAATTATTTCAATCTAGACTGTATAAAAGTGGTATCGCTGTTAGCTTTCGAAAAAGCAGAGGATTGGACAAAAATGCTGCATGTGGGCAGTTAAGACAAAATGCAAAACTAAATAATAGTATCTAAAAATAATTTTTAAAAGTCTCTTAAAAGGGTTATTATTGTTTTAATTGATATCGAATCTTTGGGTTTTATAAAGACAAAAATTTTACCTTTCGCCATAGTCGCACTGTTCGTGATTGCCTTTTTTGCTGTTAGCGCAAGAATATGGTTACCAGGAGATATGATGTCCCCTGCTCCTTTGTCTTAATATTTCTAGTTTCTGAAATGACAAAAAATAATGATCCTAATAAAGAAAGCTTGGCCGAAATCGCAGTTGATCCAGATATTCTAGCTAGAGAATTGGCCTTAGAAATTGAAATAGATCCTTTAGAACAGATTGATGAGGATGCCTTCTCAAAAAGTTTAAATATAACTCAAGAATGTAATGAAGCCTTAAAAATGCTTAAAGGCAATAAAGAAGAAAGAATACAAGGCTTAAGGATATTTTGCGAATATAGAGATCAGAGATCTTTCCCACTTTTGTTACCATTACTAGATCAACCTTGCCCAGTTGAAAGAATGAGTGCTGTATATGCACTAGGTCGAAATCCTTGTCCAGCTGCAGTCCAGAAACTTGTCAATCTTCTGAAAACTGATGACAATGCTTACGTTAGAAGAGCGACTGCATGGAGCTTAGCCAATTATGACAATCAAATCGTTTTAGAGCCATTAATTAATGCTTTAAAAAATGATGTGGCTGCAGTAAGGTTATGGTCATCTAGTTCTCTAGCGGAAATTGGAAATGTATCTGTGGAAAACGCTCAATTAGCAGCAGAACAACTTTTGATAAGCTTAAAGATTGATAATGAATCTGGCGTTAGAAGTAACTGTATTTGGTCATTGTGTAGATTGTATGAAAATTTGAATAATTCATTTCAAGAAAGTTTCATTGATGAATGTACCAAGATAGCTCTTTTTGATAAAGAACCCTCTGTTATGGAAGAGGCAAAAACTGCCTTGGATTCTATGGGAATGCAAGGTTTTTATAATTAAACCTCTAAATTTTTTCTTAAAAAAACCTGAAAAAAAATTATTTTTATCCGTTATTCAATATAAAAATTAAAATTAATTAACTTGTACCAACTGAAACAAAATATTTTCGTTATTCTGTATAAAGTAAAAGTACTTAGTACTTGAATTTAATGCCTCAAAAAACATTGAGATTCAAAATTCATCAAGACGGAAGAGTTGAAGAGACTGTTGAGGGATTTACTGGTAATTCATGCAATGAAGCTACAAAAAATCTCGAAGATGCTCTTGGTAAGGTAACAATCAAGAATAAAACATCTGATGCTTTCATCTCAAATGAAAATGAAAACTTAAAACAATTAAACACTGAATCTAATGTCACATTTTAGTACAATCAAAACCCAGCTTAAAGAATCAGAGCCATTAATTAAGGCCTTAAACAACCTCGGTTATTCCATCAATCAAGAAGAAAAGTTTGTAAAAGGTTACAGAGGGAAGTTTACAGCGGTTGATATAAGCATGAATTTACCTGGCGACACTAAAGTTGGATTTAAATGGGACAATAATTCAAATGCTTATGAATTAGTTACTGACCTTGATCTTTGGAAATTTGAAATCCCAGTAGAAAGATTTATTTCTAAAGTCACTCAGATGTATGCTTACCATACAATTATTTCAAAAACTAATGAGGATGGATATCAAATCGTTGAACAAAAAAATAAAAATGATGGATCTATTGAATTGGTTTTAACCAAGTGGGATAACTAATATCAGAATATGGATTTTATAGATCCATTTGATGATCTTGAAGAAAATACTGAAATCACTGGCTGGGAGCCTGTATTAGGTGGACAGCTAGCGGAAAAAGCTGTTTGGGTTGATGAGGCTAAATGTATTGGTTGCCAATATTGTGTGCACGTAGCTTCGAACACTTTTATGGTTGATGAATTTCATGGTAGAAGTCAAGCTATTAGGCAAGATGGAGATAGTTCTGATGTTATACAAGAAGCAATAGATACGTGTCCTGTTGATTGTATTCACTGGGTGAATTTTGAAGAATTGGATGATTTGGAAAATAGTCTCGATAGGGATATGTTTCAATCATTTGGAAAACCACCACGAATGAATAAACACTAATTTTTAGAAGATGCAGTATCGGAGATTTGGTCGAACCAATCTAAAAATTCCTATTTTGTCTTTAGGAGGCATGAGATTTCAAAAAAGTTGGGATCAATTAGATTTCTCAGCAATTTCATATGAAGATCAAAATAAACTAGAGAATATTTTGAATCTGGCAAATAAATATGGCTTAAGTCATGTAGAAACTGCCAAATATTATGGAACTTCAGAGGTGCAATTAGGGATGGGTTTTAAAAATACTAATAAAATCCCAAATATTATTCAAACAAAGATTCCTCCAAATAGTGATCCGACAATTTTTGAGAAAGATGTCATAACAAGTATTGAAAAATTGAAAGTTAAAAAAATTGATTTGTTAGCAATACATGGCATTAATACGGCGGAACATTTACATCAGGCTGTTCGAGATGGAGGTTGTATTGACATTTTGCGGAATTTTCAAAAAGAAAATTTAATTAGATTTATTGGATTTTCAACCCATGGCAAACCTTCGCTTATTGAAAAGGCAATATCAACAAATTTATTTGATTATGTTAATTTGCACTGGTATTACATTAATCAAGCAAATACAAAAGTTATTAATTTAGCAAATAAATATGATCTTGGGGTTTTCATTATAAGTCCTACTGACAAGGGGGGACATCTTCATACTCCCTCAACAAAAATGTTGGAACTTTGTAGTCCGCTTCATCCTATAGTTTTTAATGATCTTTTTTGCTTAAGAAACCAAAATGTCCATACTCTCAGTGTTGGCATTGCACAAGAGTCAGATTTTGATCTTCATTTAGAAGCGGTCTCTTTGTTATCAGAAACTGAACATTATGTTCCAAAAATATTAAATAGATTAAAGGAGGAATCAATAAATGCTTTAGGTTTAGAATGGTATCAAAATTGGAATAGAAATTTACCGAGTTGGGAATATACCCCTGGAAATATTAATATTCCCATTCTGCTTTGGCTTTCAAATTTAATAGATTGGTTGGATATGGAGGGATTTGCAAGGGCTAGATACCAACTGCTTGGGAATGGAAGTCATTGGTTTCCAGGACGTAACGCTAATTTATTAGATGTGGATATTTCCGAAGACCAATTATTGAAAGTTTTAGAAGGACATATAAATCCAAAAAAAGTTATAAGAAAATTAAGAACTTTAAAAGAAAAGTTCGGAGATAACTCTGTTAAAAGATTATCAAAAAAATAATTTCATAATGGATTCTTCTCAGGTTTTCCAACTTTTCTTGGGTAAATTTCAGGGCAAAAATTTTTAGGTTGAATAAGAATAATATTTCGGGTGCCTTTACTTTTTGGTAATAAAATATTCTTTTTCTCTTTGAATTTTCCTTCTAATATTTCTAAAGTTTTATTTAGATTTTTACTTTCTTCATCATTCCATTTCCCACAAAATAAAACTCCTAATCCTTCTTTTTTGAGCATTGGTAATATATATTCTGAAACTGTTGATGGATTACTTACCGCTCTAGTAGTAGCTATATGGAAACTATTTCTCATTAACGATTGATGGGCTAAATTTTCAATGCGATCATTGATTACATGAATATTGTTTTTGAAATTGATCTCTTTAATTAAGGTTTTTAGTGCATCTGTTTTCTTTTTAGAAGAATCAACTAAGTATATTTCTGAAGTGGGATGAGTTATGGCATAAGCTAAACCAGGGAAGCCACAGCCGGATCCAATATCTAAAAATTTTTTATTATCAAAATTAAAATTTGGGAAAGTTTTAAAAGGCCAAATACTGTCAAAAACTTGAGATACCCAATAATCATCACCATTAATTAATCTAGTTAAGTTGGTTTTATTATTTAATTCTTTAATTTTAATTTGCAATTCTTGAAACATAATTATCTCTTCTTCAGTTATTAAGGAAAAAATTTCTTCTGGAATTTTTTGTTTTTTCATTTCGTTATAAATATAAATTTTTACTATTCATTAAATACATTCTATTTATTAAAAATTTATTAGAATTACAATATTAATAAAAGATTATTTTGAAAGGGGAAATTTCTTATTACAAAATTTTAGGTGTAGATGAAAATGCCTCAAATCATGAATTAAGAAAGGCATTTTGCAAACTTTCCATTGAGTTACATCCTGATACAACTTCTTTAGAAATAGACGAAGCTAAAAGTAAATTCCAAGAAGTTTTGGAAGCCTATGAAAATTTGAATAATAATAATTTGAGGAAAATTTATGATGACAAATTAAAGGAAAGATTGAGAAGTAAGAGTAAGAATAAAGTTTTAAATAATTTAATAATACATTCAAACAATCAAAATTTAGTAGAGAATAGAAGACCTTTTTCAAATGGGGAATTGTTTTCGTTATTTCTTTTATTTATTATCATTTCAATAAGCTTGATTTGTTCAATTTTTATTGCCTCTTTTACTGGCAAAGAATTAGATACAATACCTATCTGGTTAGTAAAATAATACTTTAAAAAGTCTGTGAATCTCTCAAGAAAACCTATCAACCAACATTCACTTCAATCATTGGAATTGTGGCTAACTGATATAGGTGCGGTGAAGGATGTAAATAATCCATCTAAATGGTACTTGTTACTTTCTAATTGGAATGCAACTATTTTTTTTGAACAAGAAGATTTAAGTGTTATCTGGGAAAGCGAAGGACAAGAAACTAAAAGACTATTTTCCTATTGCATTAATAGAGAAGATGTGGAAAATGCAATACTGCAGGGACCTTAAATTTCTATCTACAGATTGTCTAATATTTGTCTTATTATCCAGTAACTTTTTTCTAATTGATCATCCGTTATACAGAGAGGGGGCAAGAGGTAAATAACATTCCCGAGGGGTCTAATAAATAAACCTTGCTCCATTGCAAGATTCTTTATTTCTTTCCCAATATTATTGAAATAACCTTTTTTGTTCCCAATATCTAAATCGAAGGCAGCAATTGTGCCGGATACCCTTATCTTTTTTATGTAAGGTAAATTTTCAAATTTAATTAAATGAGACAAATGTTTTTCTTCAAACGAAAGGTATTTGTGTGGTTCTTTCTCTAATAAATCAAGGCTAGCGTTTGCCGCAGCACAACCTAAAGGATTAGCAGTAAAACTATGTCCATGCCAAAAAGTTTTTCTTGGGCAATCATCAATAAAAGATTGAAAAATATTTTCTTTACATAAAGTTATTCCCATCGGTAAAAATCCACCAGTTAAGCCCTTTGAAATACTTATTAAATCAGGAATGATATTTGCCTTTTGAAATGCAAAAAGGCTTCCACATCTTCCAAAACCAGTTAATACTTCATCTGCAATTAATAAAGAATTATTATTTTTTATAGTTTCTGAAACTTTTTTAATAAACTGAGGTCTAACCATATTCATGCCTCCTGCGCCTTGAACTAGTGGCTCAAGAATAACTGCTACTGTCGGGGTTTTAAGAAGAGCTTCTAATTTTTGGATCGCCTCAATTTCTTTATTTTCTATCTTTTCGTCATTTATCCAAGTTGAGGGCCATGGCACTCTTCTAACTGGGAACATAAGATTATCGAAATTCTCATTAAAAATATTTCTTTCTCCTAAAGCCATTGCACCAAATGTATCGCCATGATATGCACCATCAAAAGCTACTATTTGAGATCTTGTCTCTCCTCTATTTTGCCATGATTGGAAGGCAATTTTTAAAGCTACCTCCACTGCAGTAGAACCGTTATCAGAAAAGAACAATCTTTCTAGTCTTGATAATCTACTAAGTCTTTCTGCTAATTTTTTTGCTTGTGGATGTAAAAAATCAGCAAATATAACTTGCTCAAGATTTTTTGCTTGATTGAAAATGGCATCCGCAATATATTCGTTACTATGGCCATGAAGAGTTACCCACCAACTACTAATCGCGTCAATTAGCTCTTTTTTAGGATCTTTAGTAAATAGGAGTGCATCTTTACCATGAGTTACTTCTATTTGTGGTTTGCTGGTATTTATTTGTGTAAAAGGTGGCCAAATATTTGGATGCCAAGCATGATTTGGAGATTCTGAATCCAAAGATTTCATTTAACTTTTTTTGATTTGAAAAGTGAGATCAATTTATTCTTGATGTCTAATTCTTTCCATAGTATATCTAAATTATTTGAGTCCATTTTTTTGATGTAAGGAAATTCAGCAATTAATGGAATACCACTAAAATTAACTAGCGTTTTTGGATTATCTAGGTGTTTTTCGCCATTGACTACTAAACCTAAAATCTCAATATTTCTTCGTTTTAAGGCTTCAATACTAAGCAGGGTATGGTTAAGAGTGCCAAGTGAGCTCTTACACACAAGTATTACTGGAAGATCCCATTGTTTTATTTGATCTATTTGCAAAAAATTACGTGTTATTGGAACCATTAATCCTCCTGCAGTTTCTACAATTAATGATCCTTGCACTTTTGGTAATCTCAACTTGTCAAAGTTAATAGTTTTTTGATCTATTTCAGCAGCCCAATGAGGAGATAGAGGTTTTGTAAAAACATAAGCTTCTTTTATGATTTTCTCACTACTTACTTGTGTAAGTTTTTCAACAGTTTGACTATCAGTTTGCGATTCAATGCCACTTTGAATAGGCTTCCAATAAAAGGAATTTAATCCTTTAACAAAAAACGAGCTTATTAATGTTTTCCCAATATCAGTATCTGTTCCACAAATTATAAACTTGAAAATATCATTGTGAATACTCATAATTTCTTAATGATTTGAATCTCAATTTGCCATGAAAGGTTAACTGTATTATTGTAATTCTTTGGCCAAACCTTTTGAATTTCTTTTAACTCTTTCACTGTTTTACGTTTACATTTTGTTGATTGTGCCCCTACATTTTTGATGCTTTTAAAAAGCTTATATACATCTTCAAAATTCTCAAGATAATTAAACTGTTCTGAATAATGTATTTCAGTTGATTTGAAATCTTTTAATAATTCTCTACTGCAAAGGAAATTAAGACCACTATATTCAATATCAATTTTTTTACAAGTATCTTTCCATTCAGGAAAACAATCTTTTGTTGGATATGAAATGATTAAAAAACCTCCAGGCGTTAATTTGCTAAACCAATTTTTTATTGTCTTTTCTGGGTTGTTTAACCAATGTATGCAAAAGTTAGATGTTAATAGAGAACAGTTATTTATTTCGGGAGGTAAATCATTATTCAAATCCCATAAAAATTTTTTTCTAGATAATTTATTCTCAAGAAGCATTTTCTTGCTGAAATCAATTCTGGATACTTTTTGCGATAAAAATTTTTTTTCTATTTCATCTGCCAATAGTCCTGGTCCTGATCCTAGATCTATCCATTCACCCTCTTTTTGGGGATTTAATTCTTTGATAAATTGAACAATCTTTTTTGCAAAGAATTTCTGAATATTTGAATACTCTCGATACCGATATGCAGCATCATTAAAATTATTTTTTATTTTCTCATTCCACTTTTTACTATCCATTTCAATCATTAAGTGTATTAAGTAAGATCTCGTATAAATTTAAATTATTTAAGCAATGACCTTGCTGAGCTAATTTAATTAAAATTGGCTTCCTATCAAGTGTTTTATTTAAGGAATCTAAAAAGTTATTATTTGATTCTTTGTCAAGAATTAAATCATTTTCTGATTTTATAAAAATTATTCTGCAATCTTTTCTTAGAAATACTGGTAAATCTCTATTGATGTAAAGTTGTTTTAAATCACTTAAAAGAAGAGTTTTATTTAAACTCTCTAAACTCTTATAAAAGATATTTTTAAAACTATTATTCATATCATTTGGCATAAATGATCTATTTATAAATTCTTTCAACATATCTTTAGTTTCATCTTTTATGATTTTTTTTTCCATTTTTTTTAGAGACCTCAAAATAAAGTTTCTTTTATTATTTAAAGGAAGAAAATTATTAAAAGAATTGATAAGAACAATATGAGTTGCTTCTTTTAAAATTTTTTTTTGCATTAAATGAAAACCAAATGAATGGCATAAAGTCATTCTGATTTCTTTTTTAGATTCGCTTTTAATCCATTTTGCTTGAAAAGTATTTGTCGAAAAATAGCCCCTTTCATTATCTTGCCAATGCCAATTATTATTTAAAAAATCAACTTTAAAATCATCCCAGAAATATTTATTTAGTCCCCACCCATGTTGAGTAATTATTTGTTTCATTTAAACTCTTTTAATACTGCAATGAATTTCTTTAGCAGATTGAAATCTAAGTTTCTTCTTATTGTTATTCTTATTCTTGCTTGTCCAACTGGAACAGTTGGAGGTCTTATTGCAATTGCTAAGAACCCATTTTCTTCGAGATATTTTTGTAGATAAATTGCCTTTTCTTCGTGGCCAACAATAATTGATAAAATGTGAGAATCTCCCTGAACTGGAAAACCAAAATTTTTAGTAATTTCATCTTTCCATATCTTCGCAGTCGATGACAAAGCATTACCCCATTCTTTATTTTCTAAAATTTTTTTTAAACCTTCTAGTGCCCCAGCAGCTAAAGATGGCGCAAGAGCGGTTGTGTATCTAAATGCACCACTTGTTTGGATAAGATATTCACCAATTTCTGAATTGGAAGCTATGAAAGCTCCACCGCTTCCAAATGCTTTGCCAAAAGTTCCAGTAATCATAGTTATATCCGAACGGCAATTAAAACTTAACCCCCTGCCTTCAGGTCCTAAGATCCCAATTGCATGAGCTTCGTCAACTAGTAATTGAACACTATTTTTTTTGCAAATTTCGGTTATATCTCTAAGCGGAGCAATTGATCCCTCCATGCTATAAAGAGATTCAACAATAACTAAAATGGAATTTTTTGTGGGATTAGATTTAATAATTTTATCTTCTAAATCTTTTAAATTATTGTGTGAAAATCGAACCAGTTTTGCTTGAGCAGCTTTAACTCCAACTAATAAAGAGTTATGGATCAATTTATCTGCTATTACGATACTATTTCTGTTTGCTAAAGTTTGGATAGCGGCTATATTTGCTTGAAATCCGCTTGGGAAAAGTAATACTTTCTCTTGATCAAGCCAATTGGCAAGTTCTGTTTCTAATAATTTATGTATTGGTCTTGAACCTGTAATAAACCTGGAGCTTCCTGAACCAATCCCTTCAAGTAGGCTTATTTCGTAAGCAGCTTTTATTAAGTCCTTATCCCTACTTAATCCAAAATAATCATTACTGCATAAGTCTATAAGTTTTGTATTTTGTAAATTCGTACTTAAAAGTTCAAATGGTTTTTTACCTAAAGAAAATGTTTTCAATTCACGGATTCTATTTTTTGGAATTTTTATTCTTTTCATTTTGATAAAACAAATATACTGGATTTAATTAAAAAGATTTAGATTTACTATTAAAGTTTGCAAGGTATTCTTTGTTTATTAATATCTATATAGATCATATATTAAGAAGTTAACTCATCATCTCTTCAATCACAATTATTGCTTAATTTAGAGGAATATTTTCCCTTTCCGCTAGATGATTTTCAATTAGAGGCAATACAAGCTATTAATAGCGGAAATTCTGTTGTTTTAACGGCACCAACAGGTTCAGGTAAAACATTGTTAGGTGAATTTGCTATATATAGGGGTTTATCTCATGACAGCAGAGTTTTTTATACAACACCTTTAAAAGCCCTATCAAATCAAAAATTTAGGGATTTTGCTAATCAATATGGTGAGAATAAAGTTGGTCTTTTAACAGGCGATATTAGTATAAATAGAGAAGCACCAATCTTAGTCATGACTACTGAGATTTTTAGAAACATGCTTTATGGTGAATTTGATGAATTTGATGATCCCCTAGAAAATCTAGAATCTGTGATTCTCGATGAATGTCATTATATGAATGACCCCCAAAGAGGCACAGTTTGGGAGGAAACCATAATCCATTG
This window contains:
- a CDS encoding high light inducible protein, which translates into the protein MIKPEIVPKRKLPRYGFHFYNERLNGRLAMIGFIALILTEFFLKHGLLLW
- the rlmN gene encoding 23S rRNA (adenine(2503)-C(2))-methyltransferase RlmN is translated as MKNLLGSSIKDLENVALNYGQAAFRGRQIYNWIYNYKNKNKNIDQIEILPLDFRKRLKNDGFKVNELSFQEKTLANDGTLKLLLSTNDNESIECVGIPTEKRLTACLSSQVGCPMDCKFCATGKEGLKRSLMAGEILDQILFIENEMNKKVTNIVFMGMGEPLLNIDELLLSIRSINDDFQISQRKITVSTVAVPKMIKKLSEKSFQILGKCQFTLAISLHASNQKIRELIIPSAKNYNIKNIIEDCRQFVRDTGRRVSFEYLMLSGVNDKLEHADELVSLLKGFQCHVNLIQYNQIDEVEFKRASMKKLQLFQSRLYKSGIAVSFRKSRGLDKNAACGQLRQNAKLNNSI
- a CDS encoding HEAT repeat domain-containing protein, whose amino-acid sequence is MTKNNDPNKESLAEIAVDPDILARELALEIEIDPLEQIDEDAFSKSLNITQECNEALKMLKGNKEERIQGLRIFCEYRDQRSFPLLLPLLDQPCPVERMSAVYALGRNPCPAAVQKLVNLLKTDDNAYVRRATAWSLANYDNQIVLEPLINALKNDVAAVRLWSSSSLAEIGNVSVENAQLAAEQLLISLKIDNESGVRSNCIWSLCRLYENLNNSFQESFIDECTKIALFDKEPSVMEEAKTALDSMGMQGFYN
- a CDS encoding DUF2997 domain-containing protein → MPQKTLRFKIHQDGRVEETVEGFTGNSCNEATKNLEDALGKVTIKNKTSDAFISNENENLKQLNTESNVTF
- a CDS encoding DUF1257 domain-containing protein, whose product is MSHFSTIKTQLKESEPLIKALNNLGYSINQEEKFVKGYRGKFTAVDISMNLPGDTKVGFKWDNNSNAYELVTDLDLWKFEIPVERFISKVTQMYAYHTIISKTNEDGYQIVEQKNKNDGSIELVLTKWDN
- a CDS encoding ferredoxin — protein: MDFIDPFDDLEENTEITGWEPVLGGQLAEKAVWVDEAKCIGCQYCVHVASNTFMVDEFHGRSQAIRQDGDSSDVIQEAIDTCPVDCIHWVNFEELDDLENSLDRDMFQSFGKPPRMNKH
- a CDS encoding aldo/keto reductase encodes the protein MQYRRFGRTNLKIPILSLGGMRFQKSWDQLDFSAISYEDQNKLENILNLANKYGLSHVETAKYYGTSEVQLGMGFKNTNKIPNIIQTKIPPNSDPTIFEKDVITSIEKLKVKKIDLLAIHGINTAEHLHQAVRDGGCIDILRNFQKENLIRFIGFSTHGKPSLIEKAISTNLFDYVNLHWYYINQANTKVINLANKYDLGVFIISPTDKGGHLHTPSTKMLELCSPLHPIVFNDLFCLRNQNVHTLSVGIAQESDFDLHLEAVSLLSETEHYVPKILNRLKEESINALGLEWYQNWNRNLPSWEYTPGNINIPILLWLSNLIDWLDMEGFARARYQLLGNGSHWFPGRNANLLDVDISEDQLLKVLEGHINPKKVIRKLRTLKEKFGDNSVKRLSKK
- the rsmG gene encoding 16S rRNA (guanine(527)-N(7))-methyltransferase RsmG, with product MKKQKIPEEIFSLITEEEIIMFQELQIKIKELNNKTNLTRLINGDDYWVSQVFDSIWPFKTFPNFNFDNKKFLDIGSGCGFPGLAYAITHPTSEIYLVDSSKKKTDALKTLIKEINFKNNIHVINDRIENLAHQSLMRNSFHIATTRAVSNPSTVSEYILPMLKKEGLGVLFCGKWNDEESKNLNKTLEILEGKFKEKKNILLPKSKGTRNIILIQPKNFCPEIYPRKVGKPEKNPL
- a CDS encoding J domain-containing protein, translating into MKGEISYYKILGVDENASNHELRKAFCKLSIELHPDTTSLEIDEAKSKFQEVLEAYENLNNNNLRKIYDDKLKERLRSKSKNKVLNNLIIHSNNQNLVENRRPFSNGELFSLFLLFIIISISLICSIFIASFTGKELDTIPIWLVK
- a CDS encoding DUF3143 domain-containing protein — encoded protein: MNLSRKPINQHSLQSLELWLTDIGAVKDVNNPSKWYLLLSNWNATIFFEQEDLSVIWESEGQETKRLFSYCINREDVENAILQGP
- the bioA gene encoding adenosylmethionine--8-amino-7-oxononanoate transaminase, which gives rise to MKSLDSESPNHAWHPNIWPPFTQINTSKPQIEVTHGKDALLFTKDPKKELIDAISSWWVTLHGHSNEYIADAIFNQAKNLEQVIFADFLHPQAKKLAERLSRLSRLERLFFSDNGSTAVEVALKIAFQSWQNRGETRSQIVAFDGAYHGDTFGAMALGERNIFNENFDNLMFPVRRVPWPSTWINDEKIENKEIEAIQKLEALLKTPTVAVILEPLVQGAGGMNMVRPQFIKKVSETIKNNNSLLIADEVLTGFGRCGSLFAFQKANIIPDLISISKGLTGGFLPMGITLCKENIFQSFIDDCPRKTFWHGHSFTANPLGCAAANASLDLLEKEPHKYLSFEEKHLSHLIKFENLPYIKKIRVSGTIAAFDLDIGNKKGYFNNIGKEIKNLAMEQGLFIRPLGNVIYLLPPLCITDDQLEKSYWIIRQILDNL
- the bioD gene encoding dethiobiotin synthase — encoded protein: MSIHNDIFKFIICGTDTDIGKTLISSFFVKGLNSFYWKPIQSGIESQTDSQTVEKLTQVSSEKIIKEAYVFTKPLSPHWAAEIDQKTINFDKLRLPKVQGSLIVETAGGLMVPITRNFLQIDQIKQWDLPVILVCKSSLGTLNHTLLSIEALKRRNIEILGLVVNGEKHLDNPKTLVNFSGIPLIAEFPYIKKMDSNNLDILWKELDIKNKLISLFKSKKVK
- a CDS encoding methyltransferase domain-containing protein, with protein sequence MIEMDSKKWNEKIKNNFNDAAYRYREYSNIQKFFAKKIVQFIKELNPQKEGEWIDLGSGPGLLADEIEKKFLSQKVSRIDFSKKMLLENKLSRKKFLWDLNNDLPPEINNCSLLTSNFCIHWLNNPEKTIKNWFSKLTPGGFLIISYPTKDCFPEWKDTCKKIDIEYSGLNFLCSRELLKDFKSTEIHYSEQFNYLENFEDVYKLFKSIKNVGAQSTKCKRKTVKELKEIQKVWPKNYNNTVNLSWQIEIQIIKKL
- a CDS encoding 8-amino-7-oxononanoate synthase — its product is MKRIKIPKNRIRELKTFSLGKKPFELLSTNLQNTKLIDLCSNDYFGLSRDKDLIKAAYEISLLEGIGSGSSRFITGSRPIHKLLETELANWLDQEKVLLFPSGFQANIAAIQTLANRNSIVIADKLIHNSLLVGVKAAQAKLVRFSHNNLKDLEDKIIKSNPTKNSILVIVESLYSMEGSIAPLRDITEICKKNSVQLLVDEAHAIGILGPEGRGLSFNCRSDITMITGTFGKAFGSGGAFIASNSEIGEYLIQTSGAFRYTTALAPSLAAGALEGLKKILENKEWGNALSSTAKIWKDEITKNFGFPVQGDSHILSIIVGHEEKAIYLQKYLEENGFLAIAIRPPTVPVGQARIRITIRRNLDFNLLKKFIAVLKEFK